Proteins encoded together in one Bactrocera neohumeralis isolate Rockhampton unplaced genomic scaffold, APGP_CSIRO_Bneo_wtdbg2-racon-allhic-juicebox.fasta_v2 cluster11, whole genome shotgun sequence window:
- the LOC126766071 gene encoding uncharacterized protein LOC126766071 — protein MLGIHRIRTTPYHPQSNGLVERWHRTLKAALMCNNETPWSDMLPSVLLGLRTAYKPDLKASSAEMLFGTTLRIPGDFFDTASTPGDPQTFVRKYRQIIQAIRPTPTDHHTKHKLFLLKNLDTCTHVFKRVDSIKKPLQQPYTGPCRRQNLHHQDQWGRQNSLNRHAEASIH, from the coding sequence ATGCTGGGCATTCATCGTATCAGAACGACGCCGTATCATCCTCAATCGAATGGTCTGGTGGAACGGTGGCACCGCACACTCAAGGCGGCTCTCATGTGCAATAATGAGACACCTTGGTCGGACATGCTACCGTCAGTTCTACTAGGACTCCGAACCGCATACAAACCAGATCTGAAAGCATCTTCTGCTGAAATGCTTTTCGGGACTACACTGCGTATACCCGGTGATTTCTTTGATACAGCAAGCACACCAGGTGATCCACAAACATTCGTGAGGAAATACAGGCAAATCATCCAAGCAATCAGGCCAACACCAACAGATCATCACACCAAACACAAGCTGTTCCTACTCAAAAACCTTGACACGTGCACCCACGTCTTCAAGAGGGTAGACTCCATCAAGAAGCCTCTGCAACAACCATACACTGGCCCGTGTAGACGACAAAACCTACATCATCAGGATCAATGGGGCAGACAAAACAGTCTCAATCGACATGCTGAAGCCAGCATACATTGA